In Diachasmimorpha longicaudata isolate KC_UGA_2023 chromosome 4, iyDiaLong2, whole genome shotgun sequence, a single genomic region encodes these proteins:
- the LOC135161242 gene encoding uncharacterized protein LOC135161242, translating into MNIFIFIGALLPLMRAASATETEFYAYTMVKSEISQKIQNVSTYLYNLEGKVQNISKEFHWNVSCVRQTHGWERYSEFKEKYATKVNEFARNLNTPEQCSQYVRRLLQTNRTYWSEISRCLETAVATWRVGLSSFYKKVADLRVRLGAIDMESYNCAALYSNDIKAPFNCAIKVLDTGKRIDSDAVVGVGLTEFPQFLETQASALTKLHETIKTKSVQSLYEENEHDDYLKKNCIV; encoded by the exons ATGAACATATTCATCTTCATCGGGGCTCTTCTGCCATTG ATGAGAGCTGCTTCTGCGACAGAGACAGAATTTTATGCGTACACAATGGTAAAATCAGAAATCAGCCAGAAGATACAAAATGTGTCGACATACTTGTACAATCTCGAGGGCAAAGTTCAAAACATATCGAAGGAGTTTCATTGGAATGTCAGCTGCGTGCGACAGACACATGGATGGGAGAGATATTCTGAGTTCAAGGAAAAG TATgccaccaaagttaacgaatTCGCCAGGAATTTGAACACACCTGAACAATGTTCACAATATGTTCGTCGTCTCCTTCAAACCAACCGAACTTATTGGAGTGAGATATCAAGATGTTTGGAGACAGCTGTAGCCACATGGAGGGTAGGATTGAGTAGCTTTTATAAAAAAGTGGCCGATCTCAGAGTTAGATTGGGAGCTATAGACATGGAGTCTTACAACTGCGCTGCTCTCTACAGCAATGACATCAAAGCGCCCTTCAATTGTGCCATAAAA GTATTGGACACAGGGAAAAGAATCGACAGTGATGCTGTGGTTGGAGTTGGATTAACTGAGTTTCCCCAGTTTCTAGAAACACAAGCTAGTGCACTGACGAAGTTACAtgaaacaataaaaacaaaatccgTTCAATCGTTGTATGAAGAAAATGAGCACGATGACTACCTAAAG AAAAACTGCATTGTTTAA